In Melospiza melodia melodia isolate bMelMel2 chromosome 20, bMelMel2.pri, whole genome shotgun sequence, a single genomic region encodes these proteins:
- the ZCCHC8 gene encoding zinc finger CCHC domain-containing protein 8 isoform X1 has protein sequence MAAEVDFGDRELFGQLEGEPGPPSPPALEEPEPDPLLQLYERLRDRDETVQRLRAENQELKRKLRILTRPSGISVENPKVDGPLLQILFMNNVITKRYHQEIEDFICSLVQKYEEQKKSEQEKSHLNAKPQPSSVVLEEDCKGTSSSSAKKVKEAFSVVGSVLYFTNFCLDKLGQPILNENPQLTEGWEIPKYQQVFSQILSLDGQEIQVKPKSRPKPHCFNCGSEDHQMKDCPKPRNAARINEKRKEFLEACGDSSNQNFQQRYHAEEVEERFGKFKPGVISEVLQDALGVTDKSLPPFIYRMRQLGYPPGWLKEAEMEHSGLALYDGKGEVEAEDEGSPKPKRVTYDVSKLVNYPGFNISTPSGIPDEWQMFGSIPMQPSQQKDVFAHYLSNYQEPSPKSSSKRAAPQSKSRHSKRAREDTSEVAAADMDLDSDLEGAQRSQTPNSFQFQPPLPPGSPSMSTPPPVPQGTPPLTPPQPSSPSPSALPRTAPAPNSASDSPQPKIVDSVMDEDTLTLEELEEQQRLIWAALEQAESTNSDSDIPVDTPLTGNSLTSSPARNEADLVAEVRSPEKVISVETELSDISEQIPENEHSLTSPNLEDSLLDLKENPDNAVSEGLLDDTLPAATPEVNEGENTAGNKVPTSTGSSVKKSGLVPDMSKFAEGITPFEFENMAESTGVYLRIRSLLKNSPRNQQRKKT, from the exons ATGGCGGCGGAGGTGGACTTCGGGGACCGCGAGCTCTTCGGGCAGCTGGAGGGCGAGCCCGGGCCGCCCTCGCCGCCCGCCCTGGAGGAGCCGGAGCCGGACCCGCTGCTGCAGCTCTACGAGCGGCTGCGCGACCGCGACGAGACGGTGCAGCGGCTGCGGGCGGAGA ATCAGGAACTTAAAAGGAAGCTGAGAATTCTGACTCGTCCTAG TGGCATCTCAGTGGAAAACCCCAAAGTTGATGGACCTCTGTTGCAGATTTTATTTATGAACAATGTCATTACTAA GCGGTATCATCAAGAAATTGAAGATTTTATTTGTAGTTTAGTTCAAAAATATGAAGAGCAGAAGAAAAGTGAACAAGAAAAATCACACTTGAATGCTAAGCCACAG CCGTCCAGTGTTGTTTTGGAAGAGGACTGTAAAGGAACCAGCTCAAGTTCTGCTAAAAAAGTGAAAGAAGCTTTTAGT gtTGTAGGAAGTGTTCTGTATTTTACCAATTTTTGTCTTGATAAACTGGGACAACCTATTTTAAATGAGAATCCACAGCTGACAGAAGGATGGGAAATACCTAA ATATCAGCAAGTTTTCAGCCAGATTCTCTCCCTAGATGGACAAGAAATACAAGTAAAACCCAAAAG CAGGCCCAAACCTCATTGTTTCAATTGTGGTTCTGAAGACCATCAAATGAAGGACTGCCCAAAG CCACGAAATGCAGCTCGTATAAACGAGAAGAGAAAGGAGTTTTTGGAAGCTTGTGGGGATTCCAGCAATCAGAATTTTCAGCAGCGTTACCATGCAGAAGAAGTAGAAGAGAGGTTTGGAAAATTTAAGCCAGGAGTAATTAG TGAGGTCCTGCAGGATGCCCTGGGTGTGACAGACAAGAGCCTGCCCCCGTTCATTTACCGCATGCGGCAGCTGGGCTACCCCCCGGGCTGGCTCAAGGAGGCCGAGATGGAGCACTCAGGGCTGGCTCTGTACGATGGCAAAG GTGAAGTTGAAGCAGAAGATGAGGGCTCTCCCAAGCCCAAACGTGTCACTTATGATGTGTCCAAGCTGGTGAATTACCCAGGCTTTAACATATCCACTCCCAGTGGGATCCCAGAT GAGTGGCAGATGTTTGGTTCCATCCCCATGCAGCCATCTCAACAGAAGGATGTTTTTGCTCACTACCTTTCTAATTATCAGGAG CCAAGTCCCAAATCCAGCAGCAAAAGGGCTGCACCTCAGTCCAAGTCTCGTCATTCCAAACGAGCCAGAGAAGACACTTCAGAGGTGGCAGCAGCTGACATGGACCTGGACTCTG ATCTGGAAGGAGCACAGAGATCTCAAACTCCCAACAGTTTTCAGTTCCAGCCTCCTCTGCCCCCTGGATCTCCATCCATGTCCACTCCTCCCCCTGTGCCCCAAGGAACACCCCCActgacccctccccagccctcctcacccagcccctctgccctgcccaggacTGCCCCAGCACCCAACTCTGCCAGTGACAGCCCCCAGCCCAAAATAGTGGACTCAGTGATGGATGAGGACACCCTGaccctggaggagctggaggagcagcagaggttaatctgggcagctctggagcaggcAGAGAGCACCAACAGTGACTCTGATATTCCTGTGGACACACCTTTAACTGGCAATTCCCTGACTTCATCACCAGCCAGGAATGAAGCAGATCTGGTTGCAGAAGTCAGGTCACCTGAGAAAGTGATCTCAGTGGAAACAGAGCTTTCTGACATCAGTGAGCAGATCCCAGAAAATGAACATTCTCTAACCAGTCCCAATCTAGAGGACAGTTTGCTTGACTTGAAGGAAAATCCTGATAATGCAGTTTCTGAGGGCCTGCTGGATGacaccctgcctgctgccacCCCTGAGGTCAATGAGGGGGAGAACACAGCTGGTAATAAAGTGCCCACAAGCACTGGATCATCTGTGAAAAAATCTGGACTTGTTCCTGACATGAGCAAGTTTGCTGAAGGCATCACACCGTTTGAGTTTGAAAACATGGCCGAATCAACTGGGGTCTATCTACGGATAAGAAGCCTGTTAAAAAATTCCCCAAGAAACCAGCAAAGGAAAAAGACTTAA
- the ZCCHC8 gene encoding zinc finger CCHC domain-containing protein 8 isoform X2: MAAEVDFGDRELFGQLEGEPGPPSPPALEEPEPDPLLQLYERLRDRDETVQRLRAENQELKRKLRILTRPSGISVENPKVDGPLLQILFMNNVITKRYHQEIEDFICSLVQKYEEQKKSEQEKSHLNAKPQPSSVVLEEDCKGTSSSSAKKVKEAFSVVGSVLYFTNFCLDKLGQPILNENPQLTEGWEIPKYQQVFSQILSLDGQEIQVKPKRPKPHCFNCGSEDHQMKDCPKPRNAARINEKRKEFLEACGDSSNQNFQQRYHAEEVEERFGKFKPGVISEVLQDALGVTDKSLPPFIYRMRQLGYPPGWLKEAEMEHSGLALYDGKGEVEAEDEGSPKPKRVTYDVSKLVNYPGFNISTPSGIPDEWQMFGSIPMQPSQQKDVFAHYLSNYQEPSPKSSSKRAAPQSKSRHSKRAREDTSEVAAADMDLDSDLEGAQRSQTPNSFQFQPPLPPGSPSMSTPPPVPQGTPPLTPPQPSSPSPSALPRTAPAPNSASDSPQPKIVDSVMDEDTLTLEELEEQQRLIWAALEQAESTNSDSDIPVDTPLTGNSLTSSPARNEADLVAEVRSPEKVISVETELSDISEQIPENEHSLTSPNLEDSLLDLKENPDNAVSEGLLDDTLPAATPEVNEGENTAGNKVPTSTGSSVKKSGLVPDMSKFAEGITPFEFENMAESTGVYLRIRSLLKNSPRNQQRKKT, translated from the exons ATGGCGGCGGAGGTGGACTTCGGGGACCGCGAGCTCTTCGGGCAGCTGGAGGGCGAGCCCGGGCCGCCCTCGCCGCCCGCCCTGGAGGAGCCGGAGCCGGACCCGCTGCTGCAGCTCTACGAGCGGCTGCGCGACCGCGACGAGACGGTGCAGCGGCTGCGGGCGGAGA ATCAGGAACTTAAAAGGAAGCTGAGAATTCTGACTCGTCCTAG TGGCATCTCAGTGGAAAACCCCAAAGTTGATGGACCTCTGTTGCAGATTTTATTTATGAACAATGTCATTACTAA GCGGTATCATCAAGAAATTGAAGATTTTATTTGTAGTTTAGTTCAAAAATATGAAGAGCAGAAGAAAAGTGAACAAGAAAAATCACACTTGAATGCTAAGCCACAG CCGTCCAGTGTTGTTTTGGAAGAGGACTGTAAAGGAACCAGCTCAAGTTCTGCTAAAAAAGTGAAAGAAGCTTTTAGT gtTGTAGGAAGTGTTCTGTATTTTACCAATTTTTGTCTTGATAAACTGGGACAACCTATTTTAAATGAGAATCCACAGCTGACAGAAGGATGGGAAATACCTAA ATATCAGCAAGTTTTCAGCCAGATTCTCTCCCTAGATGGACAAGAAATACAAGTAAAACCCAAAAG GCCCAAACCTCATTGTTTCAATTGTGGTTCTGAAGACCATCAAATGAAGGACTGCCCAAAG CCACGAAATGCAGCTCGTATAAACGAGAAGAGAAAGGAGTTTTTGGAAGCTTGTGGGGATTCCAGCAATCAGAATTTTCAGCAGCGTTACCATGCAGAAGAAGTAGAAGAGAGGTTTGGAAAATTTAAGCCAGGAGTAATTAG TGAGGTCCTGCAGGATGCCCTGGGTGTGACAGACAAGAGCCTGCCCCCGTTCATTTACCGCATGCGGCAGCTGGGCTACCCCCCGGGCTGGCTCAAGGAGGCCGAGATGGAGCACTCAGGGCTGGCTCTGTACGATGGCAAAG GTGAAGTTGAAGCAGAAGATGAGGGCTCTCCCAAGCCCAAACGTGTCACTTATGATGTGTCCAAGCTGGTGAATTACCCAGGCTTTAACATATCCACTCCCAGTGGGATCCCAGAT GAGTGGCAGATGTTTGGTTCCATCCCCATGCAGCCATCTCAACAGAAGGATGTTTTTGCTCACTACCTTTCTAATTATCAGGAG CCAAGTCCCAAATCCAGCAGCAAAAGGGCTGCACCTCAGTCCAAGTCTCGTCATTCCAAACGAGCCAGAGAAGACACTTCAGAGGTGGCAGCAGCTGACATGGACCTGGACTCTG ATCTGGAAGGAGCACAGAGATCTCAAACTCCCAACAGTTTTCAGTTCCAGCCTCCTCTGCCCCCTGGATCTCCATCCATGTCCACTCCTCCCCCTGTGCCCCAAGGAACACCCCCActgacccctccccagccctcctcacccagcccctctgccctgcccaggacTGCCCCAGCACCCAACTCTGCCAGTGACAGCCCCCAGCCCAAAATAGTGGACTCAGTGATGGATGAGGACACCCTGaccctggaggagctggaggagcagcagaggttaatctgggcagctctggagcaggcAGAGAGCACCAACAGTGACTCTGATATTCCTGTGGACACACCTTTAACTGGCAATTCCCTGACTTCATCACCAGCCAGGAATGAAGCAGATCTGGTTGCAGAAGTCAGGTCACCTGAGAAAGTGATCTCAGTGGAAACAGAGCTTTCTGACATCAGTGAGCAGATCCCAGAAAATGAACATTCTCTAACCAGTCCCAATCTAGAGGACAGTTTGCTTGACTTGAAGGAAAATCCTGATAATGCAGTTTCTGAGGGCCTGCTGGATGacaccctgcctgctgccacCCCTGAGGTCAATGAGGGGGAGAACACAGCTGGTAATAAAGTGCCCACAAGCACTGGATCATCTGTGAAAAAATCTGGACTTGTTCCTGACATGAGCAAGTTTGCTGAAGGCATCACACCGTTTGAGTTTGAAAACATGGCCGAATCAACTGGGGTCTATCTACGGATAAGAAGCCTGTTAAAAAATTCCCCAAGAAACCAGCAAAGGAAAAAGACTTAA